Proteins from a genomic interval of Spiroplasma diminutum CUAS-1:
- the lepA gene encoding translation elongation factor 4, with translation MNKSKIRNFSIIAHIDHGKSTLADRLLELTGSVEKRDMQAQILDSMDIERERGITIKLNSVQLKYKAKDGEEYIFHLIDTPGHVDFTYEVSRSLAACEGALLVVDASQGIEAQTLANVYLALDNDLEIVPVINKVDLPAAEPDRVKEEIEKVIGIDCSNAPMISAKTGLNVEDVLEAIVNFIPSPLEADDTKPLKALIFDSYYDKYRGVMVSVRIMDGTVKVGQTIKMMQSGATYEVTELGVKTPFEVKKDSLEAGEVGWIAASIKTVRDVQVGDTITTKENGATEALPGYKKLNPMVYCGIYPVDTARYKDLKEALEKITLSDASLVYEPESSQSLGFGFRCGFLGLLHMDVIQERLEREYDLTLIATAPSVVYKVTQTNDEIIEIDNPAFLPDPQKIKSIEEPFVKVTIMTPDQYLGDLMSLCQDKRGNYIDIEYIDDTRRTLVYEMPLNEIVFDFFNKLKSMSKGYASFDYELIGYKQSKLVKMDILLNGDIVDALSTIVHKDFAQGRGKILTEKLKEIIPRQNFEVPIQAAIGGKIIARETIKAMRKNVLAKCYGGDISRKKKLLEKQKEGKKRMKAIGSVEVPQEAFIAVLKLDD, from the coding sequence ATGAATAAATCAAAAATTAGAAATTTTAGTATAATCGCACATATTGATCATGGAAAATCTACTTTGGCAGATAGACTTCTAGAACTTACAGGAAGTGTTGAAAAAAGAGATATGCAAGCACAAATTCTTGATTCAATGGATATTGAAAGAGAACGTGGAATTACAATTAAATTGAACTCTGTTCAATTGAAATATAAAGCAAAAGATGGAGAAGAATATATTTTTCATTTAATAGATACTCCTGGTCATGTTGATTTTACCTATGAAGTTTCAAGAAGTTTAGCTGCTTGTGAGGGTGCTCTTTTAGTTGTTGATGCGAGTCAAGGTATAGAAGCTCAAACATTGGCAAACGTTTATCTGGCTTTAGACAATGATTTAGAGATAGTACCTGTAATTAATAAAGTTGATTTACCTGCTGCAGAGCCAGATAGAGTTAAAGAAGAAATTGAAAAAGTTATTGGAATTGATTGTTCTAATGCACCAATGATTAGTGCAAAAACTGGTCTAAATGTTGAAGATGTATTGGAAGCTATTGTAAACTTTATACCAAGCCCATTAGAAGCTGATGATACAAAACCATTAAAAGCTTTAATTTTTGACTCATATTATGATAAATATAGAGGAGTTATGGTTTCTGTAAGAATTATGGATGGAACTGTAAAGGTTGGTCAAACAATTAAAATGATGCAATCTGGAGCAACTTATGAGGTAACTGAACTTGGAGTAAAAACTCCATTTGAAGTTAAGAAAGATAGTTTAGAAGCTGGTGAAGTTGGATGAATTGCAGCTTCAATTAAAACTGTAAGAGATGTACAAGTTGGAGATACAATAACAACCAAAGAAAATGGAGCAACTGAGGCATTACCTGGATATAAAAAACTTAATCCAATGGTTTATTGCGGAATTTATCCTGTTGATACTGCAAGATATAAAGATTTAAAAGAAGCTTTAGAAAAAATAACATTAAGTGATGCAAGTTTAGTTTATGAACCAGAAAGCTCACAATCATTAGGATTTGGGTTTAGATGTGGTTTTTTAGGGTTATTACATATGGACGTAATTCAAGAAAGACTTGAAAGAGAATATGATCTAACTCTAATTGCAACTGCTCCTTCAGTTGTTTACAAAGTAACTCAAACAAATGACGAAATTATTGAAATTGATAATCCAGCTTTTTTACCAGATCCCCAAAAAATCAAATCAATTGAAGAACCATTTGTAAAAGTAACTATAATGACTCCTGATCAATATTTAGGTGATTTAATGAGTTTATGTCAGGATAAAAGAGGTAATTATATTGATATTGAATATATTGATGATACAAGAAGAACTCTTGTGTATGAAATGCCTTTAAATGAAATTGTTTTTGATTTTTTTAATAAATTAAAATCAATGTCAAAAGGGTATGCTTCTTTTGATTATGAATTGATTGGTTATAAACAATCAAAACTTGTTAAAATGGATATTTTATTAAATGGTGATATAGTTGATGCACTTTCAACTATTGTTCATAAAGATTTTGCTCAAGGTAGAGGAAAAATATTAACTGAAAAACTTAAAGAAATAATACCAAGACAAAATTTTGAAGTACCAATTCAAGCTGCAATTGGTGGGAAAATAATTGCTCGTGAAACAATTAAAGCAATGAGAAAAAATGTTTTAGCTAAGTGTTATGGTGGAGATATTTCACGTAAGAAAAAATTATTAGAAAAACAAAAGGAAGGTAAGAAGAGAATGAAAGCAATAGGTTCTGTTGAAGTTCCTCAAGAAGCTTTCATAGCTGTTCTTAAATTGGATGATTAA
- a CDS encoding GNAT family N-acetyltransferase yields the protein MEFLIDFSMNNVVFEKAKDIRIDVFCNEQNYSQEEEIDAYDEKSYHVIGFFEQKPVCCARIVNKPDGTYLGRIAVLKEYRGKGLGSKLVDYLVKYVTNNLKITEIFLESQDKAVKLYEKFGFKIISEPFMDGPIVHYKMVRN from the coding sequence ATGGAATTTTTAATTGATTTTTCAATGAATAACGTTGTTTTTGAAAAAGCAAAAGACATTAGAATTGATGTATTTTGTAATGAACAAAATTATTCTCAAGAAGAGGAAATAGATGCTTATGATGAAAAAAGTTATCATGTAATTGGATTTTTTGAACAAAAGCCAGTTTGCTGTGCAAGAATAGTTAATAAACCAGATGGAACATACTTAGGAAGAATAGCGGTTCTTAAAGAATATAGAGGTAAAGGTTTGGGATCTAAATTAGTAGACTATTTAGTAAAATATGTAACAAATAATCTTAAAATAACTGAAATCTTTTTAGAATCACAAGATAAAGCAGTTAAACTTTATGAAAAATTTGGATTTAAAATAATTTCTGAACCATTTATGGATGGACCAATTGTTCATTATAAAATGGTCAGAAATTAA
- a CDS encoding M48 family metallopeptidase — MQSEKRKTKILKTLSYKGQKIEYFLTLRDQKYIRLKLEDTNIFVSAPLTAYDWEIERLIYANIQKIQKIIDYKQKNQMFLISSKGFVKIEDQKIPAFFSEEIDKTNKMSFKIYETNEETIKRMYKKIALNYFGYFEKIIDKYKEIMDLDFKNLSIRTMKGKWGVCFPEKSKIVLNTRLIHYPKIALEYVVVHELSHLVHKNHSKDFWRHVEKYMPNYKNISEILKVNVL, encoded by the coding sequence ATGCAAAGCGAAAAAAGAAAAACTAAAATACTAAAAACTCTTAGTTATAAAGGTCAAAAAATAGAATATTTTTTAACTCTGAGAGACCAAAAATATATTAGATTGAAATTAGAAGATACAAATATTTTTGTTTCTGCACCGTTAACTGCATATGATTGAGAAATCGAGAGACTTATATATGCAAATATTCAAAAAATTCAAAAAATAATTGATTATAAGCAAAAGAATCAAATGTTTTTAATATCTTCAAAGGGATTTGTAAAAATTGAAGACCAAAAAATTCCTGCATTCTTTTCAGAAGAAATAGATAAAACGAATAAAATGTCTTTCAAAATTTATGAAACTAATGAAGAAACAATAAAAAGAATGTATAAAAAAATAGCTCTTAATTATTTTGGATATTTTGAAAAGATAATTGATAAATATAAAGAAATTATGGATTTAGATTTTAAAAATTTATCAATTAGAACAATGAAAGGAAAATGAGGTGTTTGTTTTCCAGAAAAATCAAAAATTGTTCTAAATACTCGCTTAATCCATTATCCAAAAATTGCCCTTGAATATGTTGTGGTACATGAATTGAGTCATTTAGTTCATAAAAATCATTCAAAGGATTTTTGAAGACATGTAGAAAAATATATGCCAAATTATAAAAACATAAGTGAAATTTTAAAAGTAAATGTTTTATAA
- a CDS encoding DnaJ domain-containing protein encodes MGWKREFKKMKRENERKSNIFDYSDGISSNIIWNRSMHSADYWVIDNLLSAISDFNNQINEILSIQKLPEQLDSYSWNINIISTQENFYSYPMTSYFRQTYNSISLNLGQYEAALIITSLSKFTYYTTDKFWKVFNYTFANKNINDRALLRIFEVMQRTSLDAVNGIIEKALLLIDKKQIDSYKHHLLIEEILDLGDDFTYHWSRMLDQVVDLTVETFMFQNEYGQTNSSTYSEFFAQDDEDDFEDFFEKTKTLVFKDEVNDAFNYFGITKMAKPEEFKKIYRKFAKQFHPDLNSDPSAAVEMKKINVFKEILEQYYDKYEIV; translated from the coding sequence ATGGGATGAAAACGCGAATTTAAGAAAATGAAAAGAGAAAACGAAAGAAAATCTAATATATTTGATTATTCTGATGGTATTTCAAGCAACATTATATGAAATAGGTCAATGCATTCAGCAGATTATTGAGTGATTGATAATTTATTAAGTGCAATTTCAGACTTTAATAATCAAATAAATGAAATACTAAGTATTCAAAAATTACCAGAACAATTAGATAGTTATTCATGAAATATTAATATTATCTCAACACAGGAAAATTTTTATTCGTATCCAATGACAAGTTATTTTAGACAAACTTATAATAGCATCTCATTAAATCTTGGACAGTATGAAGCTGCATTAATAATTACAAGCTTAAGTAAATTTACATACTATACTACAGATAAATTTTGAAAGGTTTTTAATTATACTTTTGCAAACAAAAATATAAATGATAGAGCATTATTAAGAATTTTTGAGGTTATGCAAAGAACTTCACTTGATGCAGTTAATGGAATAATAGAAAAAGCACTGCTACTAATAGATAAAAAGCAAATTGATTCATACAAACATCATTTATTAATTGAAGAAATATTGGATTTAGGAGATGATTTTACTTATCATTGATCAAGAATGCTTGATCAGGTTGTTGATTTAACAGTAGAAACATTCATGTTTCAAAATGAGTACGGTCAAACAAATTCATCAACATACTCAGAATTTTTTGCACAAGATGATGAAGATGATTTTGAAGATTTTTTTGAAAAAACTAAGACATTAGTTTTCAAAGATGAAGTAAATGATGCCTTTAATTACTTTGGTATTACAAAAATGGCAAAACCAGAAGAATTTAAAAAAATATATAGAAAATTTGCAAAACAATTCCATCCGGATTTAAATTCAGATCCATCAGCTGCAGTTGAAATGAAAAAAATAAATGTATTTAAAGAAATTCTTGAACAATACTATGATAAATACGAAATAGTATAG
- the typA gene encoding translational GTPase TypA yields MNKKIINIAVIAHVDAGKSTLVDAFLSQSNVFRANEEVKEQVMDSNDQERERGITIYSKNCAIEYNGYKINIVDTPGHADFSSEVERIMKTVDTVILLVDSAEGPMPQTRFVLSKALELGLRPILLVNKIDKKDQRALEVVDEVLELFMELDANDEQIEFPSLFGTARDGIVQYSMEEKSDNLVPLFETIIKQVGNYPIELSEEPVQLQISSLAYDSFIGRLGIGRLFKGVLKEGQQVAISKNDGSVAKGKITGLFIYEGLKRVAVKEAQAGEIVVISGIGDLTIGDTVCEPDKIDALPPIVIEEPTMSMNFLVNTSPFAGRVGKYVTTRNIKERLDKELEVNVGLRVEALTDSSADGFKVLGRGELHLSVLIETMRREGFELGISRPEVVVRMDEKGQKLEPMEKVIIDVPTEFSGTVINKLNLRKGMMADMDSDGVRDKVTYHIPTRGLIGFKSEFTNDTRGEGVMVKSSIGYEEYKGKIEGRQNGTLVSMANGVTLPYALNNLEERGILFVGPQVEVYDGMIVGLHSRDNDLNVNPTTGKKLTNTRASGSDDSVKLTPPRKFTLEEALEFIEWDELVEVTPEDIRLRKKWLSENERKQHRNDPH; encoded by the coding sequence ATGAATAAAAAAATAATAAATATAGCAGTTATTGCTCACGTTGATGCTGGAAAATCTACATTAGTTGATGCTTTTTTAAGTCAATCAAACGTTTTTAGAGCAAATGAAGAAGTAAAAGAACAAGTAATGGATAGTAATGATCAAGAAAGAGAACGTGGAATTACAATTTATTCTAAAAATTGTGCTATTGAATATAATGGTTACAAGATTAATATTGTTGATACACCAGGCCATGCTGACTTTTCAAGTGAAGTTGAACGTATTATGAAAACTGTTGATACAGTTATATTATTAGTCGATTCTGCAGAAGGTCCAATGCCCCAAACAAGATTTGTTCTTTCAAAAGCTTTGGAATTAGGTTTAAGACCAATTCTTTTAGTTAATAAAATTGATAAAAAAGATCAAAGAGCATTAGAAGTTGTTGACGAAGTTCTTGAATTATTTATGGAACTTGATGCAAATGATGAGCAAATTGAATTTCCTTCATTATTTGGAACAGCTCGTGATGGTATTGTTCAATATTCAATGGAAGAAAAAAGTGATAACTTAGTTCCATTATTTGAAACAATTATTAAACAAGTTGGAAATTATCCAATTGAATTATCAGAAGAGCCTGTTCAATTACAAATATCTTCACTTGCATATGATTCATTTATTGGAAGACTTGGAATTGGAAGGTTATTCAAAGGTGTTTTAAAAGAAGGGCAACAAGTTGCTATTTCTAAAAATGATGGATCTGTTGCAAAAGGTAAAATAACTGGATTATTTATTTATGAAGGATTAAAAAGAGTTGCTGTTAAAGAAGCCCAAGCAGGGGAAATCGTTGTTATATCAGGAATTGGAGATTTAACAATTGGTGATACAGTTTGTGAGCCAGATAAAATTGATGCACTTCCACCAATTGTTATTGAAGAACCAACAATGAGTATGAACTTTTTAGTAAATACTTCACCTTTTGCTGGAAGAGTTGGTAAATATGTTACAACAAGAAATATTAAAGAAAGATTAGACAAAGAATTAGAAGTTAACGTTGGACTAAGAGTTGAAGCTTTAACAGATTCATCTGCAGATGGATTTAAAGTTTTAGGTAGAGGAGAACTTCATTTATCTGTTTTAATTGAAACAATGAGAAGAGAAGGTTTTGAATTAGGAATTTCTAGACCTGAAGTTGTTGTAAGAATGGACGAAAAAGGTCAAAAATTAGAACCTATGGAAAAAGTTATAATAGATGTTCCAACAGAATTTTCTGGAACTGTTATTAATAAATTGAACTTAAGAAAAGGTATGATGGCTGATATGGATTCAGATGGTGTTAGAGATAAAGTAACTTACCATATACCAACAAGAGGTTTAATCGGATTTAAATCAGAATTCACAAATGATACTCGTGGTGAAGGGGTTATGGTTAAATCAAGTATAGGTTATGAAGAATATAAAGGTAAAATTGAAGGAAGACAAAACGGTACATTAGTTTCAATGGCAAATGGTGTAACTCTTCCTTATGCTTTAAATAACTTAGAAGAAAGAGGAATTCTATTTGTTGGTCCTCAAGTAGAAGTGTATGATGGAATGATTGTTGGATTACATTCAAGAGATAATGATTTAAATGTTAACCCAACAACTGGTAAAAAATTAACAAATACTAGAGCATCAGGAAGTGATGATTCTGTTAAGTTAACTCCACCAAGAAAATTTACATTGGAAGAAGCATTAGAATTTATAGAGTGAGATGAACTTGTAGAAGTAACTCCAGAAGATATTAGATTAAGAAAAAAATGACTTTCAGAAAATGAAAGAAAACAACATAGAAATGATCCACACTAA
- the eno gene encoding phosphopyruvate hydratase — protein sequence MSKITNIVAREVLDSRGFPTVQVDVTTEFGGFGTAKVPSGASTGSREALELRDGDKNRFNGKGVLKAVSNVNDKIAQEVIGMEVTDQVAIDTMMCKLDGDDFKKNLGANAILGVSLAVAKAAASELEIPLYRYIGGTNARRLPVPMLNVINGGEHADSAIDFQEFMIMPVGAPTFSESLRWASETFQALKSLLHDKKDITAVGDEGGFAPNFAWAYPEETIEAFKAKTPVEVALDLLVEAIEKAGYKTGKDGIMIAMDCANSELYIDGKYHFKKIEKLTGKEWALTTDEMVSFLDKLVDTYPIISIEDGLAESDWDGFQKQVKTMGHKIQIVGDDLFVTNPKITAEGIEKKAANSVLIKLNQIGTLTETIETIQMAQKAGWTAVTSHRSGETEDATIADLAVALNTGQIKTGSMSRSDRIAKYNRLLEIEAELGEAAIYDGLKSFYNLTK from the coding sequence ATGTCAAAAATAACTAACATTGTTGCACGTGAAGTATTAGATTCACGTGGATTTCCAACAGTTCAAGTTGATGTAACAACTGAATTTGGTGGATTTGGAACTGCTAAAGTTCCTTCAGGAGCTTCAACAGGTTCAAGAGAAGCTTTAGAATTGAGAGATGGAGACAAAAACCGTTTTAATGGAAAAGGTGTTTTAAAAGCTGTTTCAAATGTAAACGATAAAATTGCACAAGAAGTAATTGGTATGGAAGTAACAGATCAAGTTGCTATTGATACAATGATGTGTAAATTAGATGGTGATGATTTCAAAAAAAACTTAGGAGCAAACGCAATCTTAGGTGTTTCATTAGCTGTAGCTAAAGCTGCTGCAAGTGAATTAGAAATTCCATTATACAGATATATTGGGGGAACAAATGCAAGAAGATTACCTGTTCCTATGTTAAACGTTATTAATGGTGGAGAACATGCAGATTCTGCAATAGACTTCCAAGAATTTATGATTATGCCTGTTGGAGCACCAACATTTAGTGAATCATTAAGATGAGCTTCAGAAACTTTCCAAGCTTTAAAATCTTTATTACATGATAAAAAAGATATTACAGCTGTTGGTGATGAAGGTGGATTCGCTCCTAACTTTGCTTGAGCATATCCAGAAGAAACTATTGAAGCATTTAAAGCAAAAACTCCAGTAGAAGTTGCTTTAGATTTATTAGTTGAAGCTATTGAAAAAGCTGGTTATAAAACTGGTAAAGATGGTATCATGATTGCAATGGACTGTGCAAACTCAGAATTATACATTGATGGAAAATACCACTTCAAAAAAATTGAAAAATTAACAGGAAAAGAATGAGCTTTAACAACAGATGAAATGGTTTCATTCTTAGATAAATTAGTTGATACATACCCAATTATTTCAATCGAAGATGGACTAGCTGAATCAGATTGAGATGGATTCCAAAAACAAGTTAAAACAATGGGACACAAAATCCAAATCGTTGGAGATGACTTATTTGTTACAAATCCAAAAATTACTGCAGAAGGAATTGAGAAAAAAGCTGCAAACTCAGTATTAATTAAATTAAACCAAATCGGTACTTTAACTGAAACTATTGAAACAATTCAAATGGCTCAAAAAGCTGGTTGAACTGCTGTTACTTCACACCGTTCAGGTGAAACAGAAGATGCAACAATTGCTGATTTAGCTGTTGCTTTAAACACAGGACAAATTAAAACTGGTTCAATGTCAAGATCAGATAGAATTGCTAAATACAATAGATTATTAGAAATTGAAGCTGAATTAGGTGAAGCTGCAATTTATGATGGTTTAAAATCATTCTATAACTTAACAAAATAA
- a CDS encoding phosphatase PAP2 family protein has translation MRKNIKGNYLYITALSIFLVFFITFTFLDLKISKSISNEMNNHWFSQTFDMYGKTIIIVPIYLIFFGYFIKLMSFVNLVKKAIRAFNVLFNIIFIFTITTYFYYEFDINSLAKIISLSLIYVFIFIFIVLIAFNWIKLIYNNDQIAINKIVYAANISIIFLFIGFLNVELFKNLFGRIRPNEVIENDQSFFYVFQINFSSKRGKSFPSGHTLSAGQLIAVFYFLDLKNKRLESILKKVIPVFVIIFTLLTAISRVTMHKHFPTDVLFSMLILVVYYLLSPIIIKKIYERKIKNG, from the coding sequence ATGCGAAAAAATATTAAAGGAAACTATTTATATATAACAGCGCTAAGTATATTTTTAGTTTTTTTCATAACTTTTACATTTCTTGATTTAAAAATATCGAAATCAATTAGTAATGAAATGAATAATCATTGATTTTCTCAAACATTTGATATGTATGGTAAGACAATAATAATAGTTCCTATTTATTTGATTTTTTTTGGTTATTTTATAAAGTTAATGAGTTTTGTAAATTTAGTAAAGAAAGCAATAAGGGCTTTTAATGTTTTGTTTAATATAATTTTTATTTTTACAATTACAACTTATTTTTATTATGAATTTGATATTAACTCTCTTGCAAAAATAATTAGTTTATCACTAATATATGTTTTTATTTTTATTTTTATAGTATTAATTGCATTCAATTGAATAAAATTAATTTATAATAATGATCAAATTGCAATCAATAAAATAGTCTATGCTGCTAATATAAGTATTATTTTTTTATTTATAGGATTTTTAAACGTAGAATTATTTAAGAATTTATTTGGAAGAATTAGACCAAATGAAGTTATAGAAAATGATCAAAGTTTTTTTTATGTATTTCAAATTAATTTTTCTTCAAAAAGGGGTAAAAGTTTTCCATCAGGACATACTCTATCTGCAGGACAATTGATTGCTGTTTTTTATTTTTTAGATTTAAAAAATAAAAGGCTTGAATCTATTTTAAAGAAAGTAATACCAGTATTTGTAATAATTTTTACTTTATTAACAGCAATTTCAAGAGTTACAATGCATAAACATTTTCCAACTGATGTATTATTTTCAATGTTAATATTAGTTGTTTATTATTTATTATCTCCAATAATTATAAAAAAAATTTATGAAAGGAAAATTAAAAATGGCTAA
- the ruvX gene encoding Holliday junction resolvase RuvX, with product MAKYIGLDLGSKTIGIATSEGYFANPKETIRFEEDNFKQGVDKLFLFLSKEGFEKIAIGYPKNMDGSMGHRVQMVEDFIKIMLETNIVNEEQIIRIDERLTTRMAKQIMVSFDLSRKKQKENKDQVAAKLILETYINSIK from the coding sequence ATGGCTAAGTATATCGGATTAGATTTAGGTAGTAAGACAATTGGAATTGCAACTAGTGAAGGATATTTTGCTAACCCAAAAGAAACAATTAGGTTTGAAGAAGATAATTTTAAACAAGGTGTTGATAAATTATTTTTATTTCTTAGTAAAGAAGGATTTGAAAAAATTGCTATTGGATATCCTAAAAATATGGATGGATCAATGGGTCATAGAGTTCAAATGGTTGAAGATTTTATAAAAATTATGTTAGAAACAAATATAGTAAATGAAGAGCAAATTATTAGAATTGATGAAAGGTTAACAACAAGAATGGCAAAACAAATAATGGTTTCATTTGATTTAAGTAGAAAAAAGCAAAAAGAAAATAAGGATCAAGTTGCTGCCAAATTAATTTTAGAAACTTATATTAACTCAATCAAGTAG
- the hpt gene encoding hypoxanthine phosphoribosyltransferase, with the protein MNTHPLVKEILFSKEEIDSRTAQLAEEIEQYYRTQDIKENTVILIGLLKGCVPFMANFIKHFNYECQTEYMVVSSYLGGTKTTGEPKINLDLNISIKDKHVLIIEDIIDSGITLDYVKNYLSFKGAKEVKIVTLLDKPEGRSVSMETDWCGFKIKNEFVVGYGLDYDERLRNLPFIAVCDVDKLDDWKW; encoded by the coding sequence ATGAATACACATCCTTTAGTTAAAGAAATTTTATTTTCTAAAGAAGAGATTGATTCAAGGACTGCACAATTAGCAGAAGAAATTGAACAATATTATAGAACACAAGATATAAAAGAAAACACAGTAATTTTAATAGGACTTTTAAAAGGCTGTGTTCCTTTTATGGCAAATTTCATTAAGCATTTTAATTATGAATGTCAAACAGAATACATGGTGGTTTCATCATATCTGGGGGGAACTAAAACAACAGGAGAACCTAAAATTAATTTAGATTTAAATATTTCAATTAAAGATAAGCATGTTTTAATAATTGAAGATATTATTGATTCAGGTATAACATTGGATTATGTAAAAAATTATTTATCATTTAAAGGTGCAAAAGAAGTTAAAATTGTAACTTTATTAGATAAACCAGAAGGTAGATCAGTTTCAATGGAAACTGATTGATGTGGATTTAAAATTAAAAATGAATTTGTTGTTGGATATGGACTTGATTATGATGAAAGATTGAGAAATCTTCCATTTATTGCAGTTTGTGATGTAGATAAACTTGATGATTGAAAATGATAA
- the pfkA gene encoding 6-phosphofructokinase, with amino-acid sequence MIKKIGVLTSGGDAPGMNAAVAAVIKTAISKNIEPYIVRDGYKGLINNWIEKVDINFASNIISKGGTVIGSARLPEFKEESVRQKAVDNLNSLGIEALVVIGGDGSYQGAEKLTKMGINCIGLPGTIDNDIVSSDYTIGFDTALNTVIDSLDKIRDTIQSHNRCMVVEIMGNGCGDLTLYAATGTGAEVFSTKESYLTEDEIINQVKELKIKNKRSVIVAVAEKNYDVNELASKIEKETGYETRATVLGHIQRGGNPTGMDRYLAVKAGIFAVEQLIAGKGGLYIGMSNNELVARDIDSTLNMPKIDKSQEYQKLRDINKAV; translated from the coding sequence ATGATTAAAAAAATCGGAGTTTTAACTTCTGGAGGAGATGCTCCTGGAATGAATGCAGCAGTTGCTGCGGTTATTAAAACAGCAATTTCAAAGAATATTGAACCATACATTGTAAGAGATGGTTATAAAGGTCTTATAAATAATTGAATTGAGAAAGTAGATATAAACTTTGCATCAAATATTATTTCAAAAGGTGGAACAGTAATTGGATCCGCAAGATTACCTGAATTCAAAGAAGAATCAGTAAGACAAAAGGCAGTTGATAATCTAAATTCATTAGGTATTGAAGCTTTAGTTGTTATTGGTGGAGATGGAAGTTATCAAGGAGCTGAAAAACTTACAAAAATGGGAATTAATTGTATAGGTTTACCTGGAACAATTGATAACGATATTGTTTCTTCAGATTATACAATTGGTTTTGATACAGCATTAAATACTGTTATTGATTCTCTAGACAAAATTAGAGATACTATTCAATCACACAATAGATGTATGGTTGTTGAAATAATGGGTAATGGTTGTGGAGATTTAACATTATATGCAGCAACAGGAACTGGAGCTGAGGTTTTTTCGACAAAAGAAAGTTATTTAACAGAGGATGAAATTATTAATCAAGTTAAAGAACTAAAAATTAAAAATAAGAGAAGTGTAATTGTAGCTGTTGCTGAAAAAAATTATGATGTTAATGAGTTAGCATCAAAAATTGAAAAGGAAACAGGATATGAAACAAGAGCAACAGTTCTTGGTCATATACAAAGAGGTGGAAACCCAACTGGTATGGATAGATATCTTGCAGTTAAAGCTGGTATTTTTGCAGTAGAACAATTAATTGCTGGTAAAGGTGGATTATATATTGGAATGAGCAACAATGAATTAGTTGCAAGAGATATTGATTCAACACTAAATATGCCAAAAATTGATAAGTCTCAGGAGTATCAAAAACTAAGAGATATAAATAAAGCAGTATAG